The window CCTAAAACCCAAAGCTCCTGGGTCCAGGGCAAACAGCATCCTGGGCCGGGGGTGGGGGACTTGGCACTAGGAACCCAGAGGGGACCTAACCTAAAACATGGAAAAACCAAGGCCAGGTGTGGGGTCGTGTGGGTGGGGTGAGAGGAAGACAGGGCTCTCGCCCCACTGCCTGGCGGAACCGGCCAGGGGACAGGCAGGCCTCCTACCTGGTGCTCTCGCCCCGGCTGTGCTCCCAGGAGCAGGGCTCGTCCTCACAGTGCCCAGCCCGATCGAAGAAGTAGGAACGGGAGCCGAAGACCTGCCCGTTGAGGATGCGGCTGGTGctctggggtgggggagagtCACCGTCATCCACACTTTCTCCCGCCTCCCGCAACTGTCCCCAGACCCTGCCCAGGATTCCCAGGGTCCAGTCTCTTCCACTAGCCCCACAGAGGGGACAGAGGCCTCACCAGGTCCTGCGGGGGCCGGTGCACGCGGAAGAAGCCCACCAGCAGGGTGGTGGGCAGCAGCTCCCACACGAAGAGGATGAGGCCAAACACCAGGTAGCCCTTGTTCCCCAGGTCGTTGACCAGATCCGCCTGGGGGAAGGCAGGAGCTTGGCCAGTCTGCATCCTGCGCGAGTGGCACCAAGACAGGGCAAGGCCACACAGGGCAGGCACCACGCTGGTGAGTGGCAGGCACGCCGAACACTCACCTGATCGGAAACGTTGTACCAGTCATAATCGAAGGCATCCAGCCGGCTCCGAGGGGCCAAGGCCAGGGCTGCCAGGTTGTAGCAGGCCCGGCTGGCATACAGCAGGACCATGGCACCACCCATTGCAGCCGCCTGGCACACACTGGTCCCCTAGCACAGATGACAACAGAGGCTCCTCAGGAAGGGGCAGCTCCCAACTTCCTCCGTGCCCTGACGACCACTGCCCAAAGATCCCCAAGGATACCTGGGCATCAGGGCTTGTGGCCCTACCTTGGCCTCCAGGTAGATGCTAGTGGAGGGGGCCCGCCGGGCGACGAGGCAGAGGCAGGCAGCAAGAGAGAGGGCGCAGATGACAAAGAGGGAGTCGCTCACCAGGACGCGCACCAGCAGTAGGGCCCAGGGCTGTGCCCGGCGCCGGCGGGACAGTACTGCACACAGCACGTTCACCAGCAGAAAGATCAGCGAGGCCCCCACGAAGGCCCCTCGGACCGCCAGCCTGCAGCCCACAGCACAGTCAGTCCCAGATCACGGACCGCCCTTGGCACTACCCACCAACCACACTACCTCCCCCAGGACGCCACGGTGTCAGAATCAGAGCATCCAGTCTGAACACTCCTCTGCCAATTTTACagattgggaaactgaggcccaaagaggtCAGAAGGTGAGCGACAGCAGTGGCATCTTGGAAAGAAACACCAGACTGGAAGTCAAAAGTCTAgatctgagctctggctctgcttcctgccagctctgtgaccttgaacatgCTCCTTTATCtggctgggcctcagtttcctcaagtTGCAAATAAAGATAAGAACTTCTCAGGTAAGTTGTTAAAAGAAAGACGTATGTGAAAGCTCTTTATGCACTGGAAGACAATGTGCAATGACAGGGATACTGTGGCCCAAGGTCACCCAGAAGTGCAGCTAGGCTTTGTGACTTCCACGGGCTGGAGCCTCCAGTCCTTTCTCCACCATGGATGGCACTGGTACCTTCTCCTCACAGTGCACAACGCTGCGATCACTGTTTCCCCTCACGTATGCAAGCCTCTGCTGAACCACCTGCGCCAGGTGCCTGAACTTCTCCAAGCTCTTTCACAAACATTCCCTAGGttccccttgcctcagcccagCAAGGTGGGCTGctctctgcccctgccctggggcTGAGCCTACCAGTGCCCCAAATACTTACAAGCCTCGGCTCATCTCTGGCCGACGCTTCGCCTTGGCCTTGAACACCACCTGGGAGCAGAAATGCTCATCACTCCTTTGGGCCCTTGGGACCTGCCCCCCTCATGCCCCATCCCTTACCACAATTACCTGGGCAAAGTAGAGGTTCATAAGCGTCAGTGTGAAGAACTGCAGGCAGACAGGACAGCAGTAGAGAAGCCAAAAGGGCAGAGGCCCCAGGCGGTTGGCTCGGGGAGTGTCTCGGAAGTAGAAGGAGAAAAGGGTAGTACGCAGGGCggcccagagaagacagagtgcCAGGAACACTGTCTGATAGCTGAGCCGCTTGTGCCCATACAGAAGCACCAGCCAAAGCTGGGCATAGACGGAGAAGAAGAGCAGGGCATACAGGGTAGTGTAGGCCGCGGTCAGCCCCAGGGTCACAGTAGGTGGCAGGGCAGGAACCAGCCCGGCAGCAGGCACCAGGCCAGACAGGTTACTCTCCATGTCAGGGAAGGAGGCCTGAATCccagagacagagatggaggactgacgggggtggggggcagggaaatAAATACGGAGGGTACAGTGACAGAGATGGGGactcagaaagaaagaagttgtGGCTGGCCAGGACCTTTCTCAACAGAAAGACCCCTGCCCTTGGAAGACACCGGCAACCTGGGTCCCTGGCTCTGGGATGTGGAAAGGCAGTCTTCTCTCCAGGGCAaaggaggtggggggtggggatgtCTCTCTCTGGGCTGGCCTCAGAGCCAGGGGGATGTGGGGATGCAGAGGCTGAAGGAGAGGAGTCCCTCGTTCGTGGTCGCTCGAGTCGGCCTGGCAGGAGGGGGAGAGCCAGCCAATACCGGTCAGCTTAGGGCAGCGGTCGCTGCGGGGGCGCCCAACGCCCGGCTCTCCCCCTCCCCACGCTGGGGGGCTCTCTCCCCTCCAATAATCCGGATTGGGGCCTCCTCCTCCGTCCTTGGGAATCCAGACGTGGCCCCCCGCCCACCGCGTCCACCCTCCCGCCGCTGAGGGCGGGAAAGGCCGATGCCCAATCCTCAGGCCGCGGCTGGGGGAGCGGGCTCCGGTCGCCGGGACCCGGGGCTCCAGCTCCCCGGCTCCCGCTGCTCCGCCCCCTCCTGCGCCTGCGCGGGCACCGTTCGCTACGCAAATTGCGCAGAGGCCGGCTCTGGCTCCGCAGCCCCGCACCGCGCCCGGCGTGGAGCCTTTCGAGAATCGGGCAAGCTGCGCCGCCAACGGGCTCCCGGAATACGGGAGCCGGCAGGCGGCGGAGAGGCCGAGGCCCCGCCGCACCCAGCGTCCGCTGGGGAGGACCGTGACCTGGGCCGACGGCGGCCCTTGCTTGTTTGGAAGACCGCCCGTTCCCACACTTAAATCCCCTATTCTCAAATGGGATCACGCTGCCCGGCTGGGGGCGAC of the Sciurus carolinensis chromosome 11, mSciCar1.2, whole genome shotgun sequence genome contains:
- the Gpr137 gene encoding integral membrane protein GPR137 — its product is MESNLSGLVPAAGLVPALPPTVTLGLTAAYTTLYALLFFSVYAQLWLVLLYGHKRLSYQTVFLALCLLWAALRTTLFSFYFRDTPRANRLGPLPFWLLYCCPVCLQFFTLTLMNLYFAQVVFKAKAKRRPEMSRGLLAVRGAFVGASLIFLLVNVLCAVLSRRRRAQPWALLLVRVLVSDSLFVICALSLAACLCLVARRAPSTSIYLEAKGTSVCQAAAMGGAMVLLYASRACYNLAALALAPRSRLDAFDYDWYNVSDQADLVNDLGNKGYLVFGLILFVWELLPTTLLVGFFRVHRPPQDLSTSRILNGQVFGSRSYFFDRAGHCEDEPCSWEHSRGESTSMSGSLGSGSWYGAIGREPGWCGGSQTRTTPLLFSQVPGPGGHHHSLYSTPQT